One Rhododendron vialii isolate Sample 1 chromosome 2a, ASM3025357v1 genomic region harbors:
- the LOC131309571 gene encoding uncharacterized protein LOC131309571, producing MLGYLAPYRGERYHLNQYNGPNPVYNSHRELFNHRHSSLRNVIERCFGVLKRRFLSLKSMPSYKPVRQPSIVTACCVVHNWIIIHRQRDLYFDSSDDDDDEEEDGGDIEVVNMSRGSLQQMANRRDKIATQLWNAHNWHGWKKFLLCCFYLKSPWKKFL from the exons ATGCTTGGGTACCTAGCTCCATATCGTGGTGAAAGGTATCATTTGAATCAATACAATGGTCCCAATCCTGTCTATAACTCACATAGGGAGTTGTTCAATCATAGACACTCGTCGTTAAGAAATGTTATTGAAAGATGTTTTGGGGTATTGAAGAGACGATTCTTGAGCCTTAAAAGTATGCCCTCGTACAAGCCAGTGAGGCAACCTTCAATTGTGACAGCTTGTTGTGTTGTTCACAACTGGATCATAATTCATCGTCAAAGAGACTTGTATTTTGATTCTTCGGATGATGATGACGATGAGGAAGAGGATGGTGGAGATATTGAAGTCGTAAACATGTCCCGTGGCAGTTTACAGCAAATGGCCAATAGGCGTGATAAAATTGCAACTCAATTATGGAATGCACACAATTG gcATGGCTGGAAAAAGTTTCTATTgtgttgtttttatttgaaaagtccCTGGAAGAAGTTCCTATGA
- the LOC131317503 gene encoding uncharacterized protein LOC131317503 → MAPIRARKSHKRLKKTTTEKVGANVVRCGRWVLRQTKIRKARAQIFSPKTPPRQVPSKVSVEKKKHSSSPVPSEQSCTGENSIPVPTVLLQNLGCTRKESTGMSSSHGASWQYQYEQGSSSSDGDDMIIMEMLSSSDDERQPQRNAPFTGQEYVTHLLNGHQDTIQDVLRVDAPTFRSLVAELVLRGNLNWDHMHLSMEESLAIFLYICGQSGRHRTVADRFQHSTDTICRHFKYMRHALCTLAQFIIRPLDLNVTHLEIINDQRFYPWFKVIIQSNST, encoded by the exons ATGGCCCCAATCCGTGCTCGTAAAAGCCACAAGCGATTGAAGAAGACCACCACAGAGAAGGTTGGGGCAAACGTTGTGAGGTGCGGAAGATGGGTTCTCCGACAGACAAAAATTCGAAAAGCTAGAG CccaaattttttctccaaagaCGCCTCCAAGACAAGTTCCAAGTAAAGTTTCAGTCGAGAAGAAGAAGCATTCATCTTCTCCCGTCCCTTCAGAACAGTCTTGCACCGGCGAGAATAGCATACCAGTG CCTACAGTTTTGTTGCAAAACTTAGGTTGTACTCGTAAAGAATCCACTGGTATGTCGTCATCACATGGTGCATCATGGCAATACCAATACGAGCAGGGAAGTAGTAGTAGTGATGGTGATGACATGATCATAATGGAAATGCTTTCGTCTTCGGACGACGAAAGGCAACCACAACGCAACGCCCCCTTCACTGGGCAAGAATATGTAACACATTTATTGAATGGGCATCAAGATACCATACAAGATGTCTTGCGTGTAGATGCCCCAACATTTAGGTCATTGGTTGCGGAGTTGGTACTTAGAGGTAACCTTAATTGGGATCATATGCATTTATCTATGGAAGAGTCATTGGCCATATTCTTATACATTTGCGGGCAAAGTGGAAGGCATAGAACTGTTGCAGATCGTTTTCAACATTCCACAGACACCATATGTCGACACTTCAAGTACATGAGGCATGCCCTTTGTACGTTAGCTCAATTCATAATTCGACCACTTGATTTGAATGTTACCCATCTTGAAATTATCAATGATCAAAGATTCTATCCTTGGTTTAAGGTAATTATACAGTCCAATAGTACTTAA